The following DNA comes from Microcella sp..
CCTCTACCCCAGTGGGCACGAAGCGTTGCTCACCCGGGTGGCCGAGCAGGGGCTGCTGCTCTCCGAAGTGCCGTGCGGAACCCCTCCCACGAAGTGGAGGTTCTTGCAGCGCAACAGGCTCATCGCCGCGCTCGCGGCCGCGACCGTCGTTGTCGAAGCGGGCCGACGCTCCGGCGCGCTCAACACGGCAAGACTCGCCCTGGGAATGGGGAGACCGGTCGGCATCGTGCCGGGCCCGATCACGAGCGCAGCGAGCGCCGGCTGTCACGCGAGCCTGCGCGCAGAGCCCGTCACCTGCGTCACGAGTGCCGCGGAGGTCATGCAACTCGCGTTCGAGGCCGACGGCGTGCTCGACATCCCGATGGCTCTCGAGTTCGATGAGAGCGGAGTCGAGAGCAGCGTTGCCGACACCCGACCGACGGATCCGTTCGTGATCAGAGTCGTCGACGCCCTCCGACCGCGTCGAGGGCAGACCGTCGACGAACTAGCTCGAGCGGTGGGCGAGGGCACTGAACGCATCCGATCGGTGCTGGGCCGTCTCGACCTCGACGGTCAGGCGGCTCGCGGCGCCGACGGTCGCTGGCGCCGGATCGCGGGTGCCGTGGGCAGCACGAACGCGGCAGCAGCATCCTGACGGCTGTTCAGGGCGCCCGGTACCCTGAACGCATGACGCAGATGGGGCAGTATCCACCGGCCGGCCACGTGCTCGTGCACATCTCTGACACCCACCTGCTCGGGCAGGGGCGCTCGTTGTACGGCAAGGTACCCGTCGACGAACGGCTCGCCGCCGCGCTCGCGCGCCTCGAAGCCGGCCCCGTGAAGCCCGATGCTCTCGTCTTCACGGGCGACCTCGCCGACCTCGGAGAACCCGACGCGTATGTGCGGTTGCGCGCCATCGTTGAGCCGGTCGCCGCGCGCCTCGGTGCTGAGTTGATCTGGGTCATGGGCAACCACGACGAAAGGGCGCCCTACGCCTCGCTGCTGTTCGACGAGCCGGAGACCGATGCCACGCAAGACCGCGTCTACGACATTCGCGGCCTGCGGGTCATCTCGCTCGACACGACGGTGCCGGGCTACCACCACGGAGAGCTCACCGCAGCGCAGCTCGAGTGGCTCGCGGGGGTGCTTGCCGAGCCCGCACCGCACGGCACGATCATCGCAGTGCACCACCCTCCGGTGCCGACGCCACTTGAGGTCATGGCGGTGCTCGAGCTGCTCGATCAGCCGGCGCTCGCCGAGGTGCTACAGGGCACTGATGTGCGCATGATCCTGGGCGGCCACCTGCACTACTCGACGCACAGCATGTTCGCCGGCATCCCCGTATCGGTCGCGGCGGCCACGTGCTACACGCTCGACCTCGGTGCCGATGCCGCCCGACTGTTGAGCGGCGTCGACGGCGGGCAGTCGTTCGACTTCGTGCACGTCTACGACGATCGCGTCGTGACGTCGACCATTCCGCTCGAGGGCTTTGCCGAGGTCACCGGCTTCTCCTCCGACTACCGCCCCATGATCGAGGCGATGCCGGCGGATGCCCGCCTCGAGCAGCTCTCGAGCAAGACCTCGCACCTCAACCTCAATGAGGCTGCGGCGAGCGACGTCTAGGTGGACTCTGCAGGAGCATCCGCGCGCCAGGTGCGCGGTCGATCCGAAGCCTCGGAGTGCCCGCGGTACGCCTCGACGACCCGCGTCAGATAGCGCGTGATGACCGACTGCTCGTCCTCGTCGAAGTCGGTGATCGCCCGGTCGACCTCGGTGACCATCGGGATGATGCGGCTCATGGCGCGGCCGACCGATGCGGGCTCGGGCACGACGAGCGTGCCACGTCGATCGTCCGGGTTCGGGGTGCGATGCACGTGACCAAGGTTCTCGAGGCGGTCGATGACGGTCGTGACGGCCCCCGACGAGAGCCCGAGTCGCTGGGCCAAACCCGTCGGCGTCAGTGAACCGGCCACGATGAGGTGCTGCATAGCGGTCAGATCTGTGGCGTTGACGTTGAGCTCAGAACCGAGTCCGCGCTCGAAGTCGGAGGTCACGTCGAGAAATTCGCGTAGCAGCAGCGTGGCGGGGTGGGTATCCCCGAAGCTGGGAGTCTGCTGATCCGATTGGCTCACGGGGCCAGAGTACCGCTAGTTTCTTCGAAGGTCATGTATCTCGATCATCAAGATAGATACTCAC
Coding sequences within:
- a CDS encoding MarR family winged helix-turn-helix transcriptional regulator, whose translation is MSQSDQQTPSFGDTHPATLLLREFLDVTSDFERGLGSELNVNATDLTAMQHLIVAGSLTPTGLAQRLGLSSGAVTTVIDRLENLGHVHRTPNPDDRRGTLVVPEPASVGRAMSRIIPMVTEVDRAITDFDEDEQSVITRYLTRVVEAYRGHSEASDRPRTWRADAPAEST
- a CDS encoding metallophosphoesterase yields the protein MTQMGQYPPAGHVLVHISDTHLLGQGRSLYGKVPVDERLAAALARLEAGPVKPDALVFTGDLADLGEPDAYVRLRAIVEPVAARLGAELIWVMGNHDERAPYASLLFDEPETDATQDRVYDIRGLRVISLDTTVPGYHHGELTAAQLEWLAGVLAEPAPHGTIIAVHHPPVPTPLEVMAVLELLDQPALAEVLQGTDVRMILGGHLHYSTHSMFAGIPVSVAAATCYTLDLGADAARLLSGVDGGQSFDFVHVYDDRVVTSTIPLEGFAEVTGFSSDYRPMIEAMPADARLEQLSSKTSHLNLNEAAASDV